Genomic DNA from Deltaproteobacteria bacterium CG11_big_fil_rev_8_21_14_0_20_49_13:
TCTCGGTGAAAAGCCTTTTTAACCCCGATTTGTCCACAAAAGTTATAATTTTCTTAATGTCACTCTCAGTGACCGAGGTAATATCAAAGTTGTACTCCTCGTAAACAAATCTCTTCTTTGAGTAGTCGGCTAAAATACTGAAGTTTTTGGTATTAGACCCATCTCTTACAACAAGCAATGGGATGGTAGAGGCTACGGCTGGATGATTTTTCAGAAGGTATTCTAACTCTTTTTCAAAATCACTCTTACCAATTAAATAATTTAGGATATTTAAATTTACCTCGACATCTTTGACATTTCCGAAGACCTTATCCCAATTTACAAAATACGACCAGACGAGGAGTGACGGCTTCAGGTTGTCAATGACGTAGCGAAAAACACTATCTGCATCACCACATTTCAACAACTCATTGTAGATCTCTAAGTATTTCATCAAACACCCTTAGTAATTTGTTACAAGGATTTCACTTATGTGAATACGCCTCGAAGCGTTACAATTGATTAATCTTTTAGCTTTAATACGAATCATATTAAATCCTTCGTAAAGCTTGTCAAAAAAATCATCGTTCGGGTCTTCGTTCTTTGGGTCCGAATTGCTAAGCATAATTTTAACCCCACGCTTACTGCTTAGGGTTTTAGTGAGTCCAGCCAACCTTTTTTGCTCTCCATCATCAAATATATTAGCCATGTATGAAGTAAAATTAGAGGTCTTATTTAATGGCCTATACGGGGGATCAAAATACACAAATGAATTGGGCTTAATTTGTTTTTTCACTACAGCAAAGTCTTCATTTGTAATGACTGCCTTTTGAAGCAATTCACTGACGGCAAGCAAGTTCTCCTCATTGCAAATTAAAGGGTTTTTGTACCGTCCAAACGGAACATTAAAATTCCCACTGGCATTTACTCTATAAAGGCCGTTAAAACAGGTGCGGTTTAGGAAAATCGTTTTTGCCACTCTGGTGGGAATTTCTTTATGACTAAGTTGTTTTGATTTATTGGTTCCACTGACTTCATTGTACTCGCAGCGGACCTGATAATAAAAATTCGACTGCTCATCGCCGTTCATCTTATGATACTTATCCTCAAGGCTTCTGAGATGTTTGATGACCGACCCCACATCCTTTTGAATCGCTGAATAACAGAGATAAATTTCAGGATTAAGTTCATTAAGATAAGCCTTTTCAATCTTACAGTTTTGCATCACCCAAAAGAAAACAGCACCGCCACCCAAAAATGGTTCATAATAGTGTTTTATGATGCCTTTGCCGTTTAACTCTTTAGGGAAATGACCTTGAAATTGCTCAAGTAATTGCCCTTTACCCCCCGCCCACTTCAAAAATGGCTTTGCCTGATACATATGTTCTCCTTTATGAATCATTTCCCGATTTATTTCAAGCCTTATGGCTAAATCATTTCTGCTTTGATTCTATTTCACTTCCAGCCTCATCTCGCTCGATCCGCCCTTATTATCCATCGCCATCATCCCCGCAATCTCCCATTTATCTACGGCCCACTTCATCTTCAGGCCTTCGGGGAACAGCTTAGCTAGAGCGTTACAGGCTTCATTGGGCTTCTTTCTTAGGATGTCAGTCAGTTTCTTGAACTTTTCCTTCATCGTGGCCGGTAGAGCATAAACTTTTTCCTGTTGTAACGCCTTGAACTGCTTGATCTGGTATCGCAGTAAGCGCTCGCGTTTTTCTTTTACATCAATAGTCTCAAGGATCGTCTTTGATTCTCCGCCTTTCATCACCGCTTCAGCCAAGTTCTTTAGTTCAATTTCAGTATTTGGGGGCAGGCTTTCCTAATTAGCTTATACTTCCATTTTCATCTCGCTCGCTCCGCCCTCGTTATTCATCGCCGCTCTTTTAGGTTTCATTTGACTTTATGAAGGACTTTATGTAAACTTTATGCAAGATGAATATTTACAAGCCAATATTTCAGCCAACCGCGCATCTTTATAAGCTTCTGGAACAGATAAGCGCTGTGCGCGAACGGGTGCAGAATTCTCTCATAAAAGTTCCTTGGGTGCCATCGCTGGTTATAGAAGCGCGTGCAAGGCTTGTCTGGGGGTCAACGGCGATTGAAGGTTGCACGCTGTCGCTGGAAGCTGTTCAGGGGTTACTGGAAGGAAAAGAGGCCATTGGGTATCCTGGTCGCGATGTCCAAATGGCGAAGAACTACATCAAGACTCTTTCATGGATCCAGAAATGGGAAAAGCATGCCATCGTGAAAGAGGCCGACATATTTAAACTACATGCAATTTTAG
This window encodes:
- a CDS encoding modification methylase, whose translation is MIHKGEHMYQAKPFLKWAGGKGQLLEQFQGHFPKELNGKGIIKHYYEPFLGGGAVFFWVMQNCKIEKAYLNELNPEIYLCYSAIQKDVGSVIKHLRSLEDKYHKMNGDEQSNFYYQVRCEYNEVSGTNKSKQLSHKEIPTRVAKTIFLNRTCFNGLYRVNASGNFNVPFGRYKNPLICNEENLLAVSELLQKAVITNEDFAVVKKQIKPNSFVYFDPPYRPLNKTSNFTSYMANIFDDGEQKRLAGLTKTLSSKRGVKIMLSNSDPKNEDPNDDFFDKLYEGFNMIRIKAKRLINCNASRRIHISEILVTNY